A region from the Triplophysa rosa linkage group LG4, Trosa_1v2, whole genome shotgun sequence genome encodes:
- the LOC130552361 gene encoding E3 SUMO-protein ligase ZBED1 produces MLQEWGINKEHLVSVTTDNATNMKKAFESATTFPCCKWFGCFGHNLNLAISKALKNQRVDTAIRACRHLVQGFSRSWKRRRELRNKQEALNIPQRSLINDVVTRWGSTQKMLQRFIEQQQAVCAVLATERGAWHLMPKDADIAVIEQVLKILEPLSAFTDALASESRVNLSALKPVLSHIISDILDVKNEDSALTKDLKRLMKSDLESRYTDDAKKVMDLISFVDPRFKGSFSEDLEATVNFCTEEASKLTFQTVSEGLAQTEQTSTASPTPTSENQRQSLATLLNKITSTRQQRAEEGEHSSTLSLNSKIEAEVKVYISVPVIKSETEPLQWWSLHTEELPHLAAVAQKFLCIPATSVPSERVFSASGHILSPLRAKLKPEKVNMLTFLHFNLED; encoded by the coding sequence ATGTTGCAAGAGTGGGGCATCAACAAAGAGCATCTTGTCAGTGTTACAACTGATAATGCTACAAACATGAAAAAGGCCTTTGAGAGTGCCACCACCTTCCCCTGCTGCAAGTGGTTTGGATGTTTTGGCCACAACTTGAATCTGGCCATTTCTAAAGCTCTGAAAAATCAGAGGGTGGACACAGCTATCCGAGCTTGTCGACATTTGGTGCAGGGATTTTCAAGGAGTTGGAAGAGGAGAAGAGAGCTCAGAAATAAGCAAGAGGCCTTAAACATCCCTCAGAGGTCGCTCATCAATGATGTAGTCACTCGATGGGGATCGACTCAGAAAATGTTGCAGAGGTTTATTGAACAACAGCAGGCAGTCTGTGCTGTACTGGCAACTGAGAGAGGGGCATGGCATTTGATGCCAAAGGATGCAGATATTGCAGTCATTGAGCAAGTCTTAAAAATCCTAGAACCACTCAGTGCTTTCACTGATGCTTTGGCTTCAGAGAGCCGAGTAAACCTGTCAGCCCTGAAGCCGGTGTTAAGTCACATCATCTCAGACATTCTTGATGTGAAAAATGAAGACAGCGCCCTTACCAAAGACCTGAAGAGGTTAATGAAGTCAGATCTTGAGTCCAGGTACACTGATGATGCAAAGAAGGTGATGGACTTGATAAGCTTTGTTGATCCACGGTTTAAGGGAAGCTTTTCTGAAGATCTTGAGGCCACAGTCAACTTCTGCACTGAGGAAGCTTCAAAACTGACATTCCAAACAGTGAGCGAGGGACTTGCCCAGACAGAGCAAACCAGCACAGCCTCCCCCACCCCCACTTCTGAAAATCAGCGGCAAAGCTTGGCCACCCTTCTCAACAAAATCACCTCCACAAGGCAACAGAGGGCAGAGGAGGGTGAACACAGCAGCACCCTGAGCCTGAATTCCAAGATTGAAGCAGAGGTAAAAGTGTATATTTCTGTGCCAGTAATAAAATCAGAGACAGAGCCATTGCAGTGGTGGAGTCTGCATACTGAAGAGCTACCTCATCTAGCTGCAGTTGCACAGAAGTTTCTCTGCATACCCGCAACAAGTGTTCCTTCAGAGAGGGTATTTAGTGCCAGTGGACACATTCTCTCACCTCTCCGTGCAAAGCTCAAGCCAGAAAAAGTGAACATGCTCACATTTTTGCACTTTAATCTGGAGGACTAA